The proteins below are encoded in one region of Asticcacaulis excentricus CB 48:
- the mutM gene encoding bifunctional DNA-formamidopyrimidine glycosylase/DNA-(apurinic or apyrimidinic site) lyase, with translation MPELPEVETVRRGLIPALEHAQLSGLRLHRPNLRYAFPERFAEQLEGAEILRLERRAKYLLFHLDTQAVWVTHLGMTGRFQVTDMNGHSLRLDGDYYHAVRPDPRHLHVQVLATKEGVTRLIDFYDPRRFGFMLLLRPDDLYTQRWYKGLGLEPLSDALNTDALHALFSVRRTPLKSLLMDQTLISGLGNIYVCEALWRAGLSPDLPGNRLSHAKAALLTHAVREVLEEAVAAGGSSISDFTSASGELGYFQHRFRVYDREDEPCLRPGCAGTIARKTHSGRSTFYCPACQKG, from the coding sequence ATGCCCGAACTGCCTGAAGTCGAAACCGTCCGACGCGGTCTGATACCTGCGCTAGAGCACGCCCAGCTAAGCGGGCTGCGTCTGCATCGGCCCAATCTGCGCTATGCCTTCCCGGAACGATTTGCTGAGCAGCTGGAAGGGGCAGAAATCCTGCGACTGGAGCGTCGCGCCAAATACCTGCTTTTCCACCTCGATACGCAAGCCGTGTGGGTCACCCACCTCGGGATGACCGGGCGGTTTCAGGTTACAGACATGAATGGGCATAGCCTCAGGCTTGATGGCGACTATTACCACGCCGTACGGCCTGATCCCCGACATCTGCACGTCCAGGTGTTGGCGACTAAGGAGGGTGTGACGCGCCTGATCGACTTCTACGACCCGCGCCGCTTCGGCTTCATGCTGTTGCTGCGCCCCGACGATCTCTATACGCAGCGCTGGTACAAGGGGCTGGGCCTCGAACCCCTGTCCGACGCCCTGAATACGGATGCCTTGCACGCTCTGTTCAGCGTCCGCCGGACGCCACTCAAGAGCCTCCTGATGGATCAGACGTTGATTTCGGGGCTCGGCAACATCTATGTGTGTGAGGCCCTGTGGCGGGCCGGCCTGTCGCCCGACCTGCCGGGTAACAGGCTGAGCCACGCCAAGGCCGCCTTGCTTACCCACGCCGTGCGGGAGGTGCTGGAAGAGGCCGTAGCGGCAGGCGGCTCGTCGATCAGCGATTTCACCTCGGCATCGGGTGAACTGGGCTATTTTCAGCACCGTTTCCGCGTCTATGATCGCGAGGATGAGCCCTGCCTGAGACCGGGTTGCGCTGGCACTATTGCCCGCAAAACCCATTCTGGGCGCTCGACTTTTTATTGCCCGGCGTGCCAGAAAGGTTAA